A single genomic interval of Mustela nigripes isolate SB6536 chromosome 7, MUSNIG.SB6536, whole genome shotgun sequence harbors:
- the ID2 gene encoding DNA-binding protein inhibitor ID-2, which produces MKAFSPVRSVRKNSLSDHSLGISRSKTPVDDPMSLLYNMNDCYSKLKELVPSIPQNKKVSKMEILQHVIDYILDLQIALDSHPTIVSLHHQRPGQSQASRTPLTTLNTDISILSLQASEFPSELMSNDSKALCG; this is translated from the exons ATGAAAGCCTTCAGTCCGGTGAGGTCCGTTAGGAAAAACAGCCTTTCGGACCACAGCCTGGGCATCTCCCGGAGCAAAACCCCCGTGGACGACCCGATGAGCCTGCTGTACAACATGAACGACTGCTACTCCAAGCTCAAGGAGCTGGTGCCCAGCATCCCCCAGAACAAGAAGGTGAGCAAGATGGAAATCCTGCAGCACGTCATCGACTACATCTTGGACCTGCAGATCGCCCTGGACTCGCACCCCACTATTGTCAGCCTGCACCACCAGCGACCTGGGCAGAGCCAGGCGTCCAGGACGCCGCTGACCACCCTAAACACGGACATCAGCATCCTGTCCTTGCAG GCTTCTGAATTCCCTTCTGAGTTAATGTCAAATGACAGCAAAGCGCTCTGTGGCTGA